In a single window of the Prochlorococcus marinus XMU1412 genome:
- the guaA gene encoding glutamine-hydrolyzing GMP synthase: MSQIILKKERDPSILILDFGSQYSELIARRIRETNVFSLVVSNYISIEEIKNINPKGIILSGGPNSVYEQNAPKCDEKIFNLGIPILGICYGMQLMVKELGGSVISATKRAEYGRAPINIDQESDLLSDVEDKSTMWMSHGDSINCLPDGFNKIAHTENTLHAAISNDVKKLFGVQFHPEVIHSEFGMTVIRNFVYKISCCAADWTTETYIEETIPRIREQVGNKKVLLALSGGVDSSTLAFLLNKAIGNQLTCMFIDQGFMRKGEPEFLMNFFDKKFHIKVEYINARERFIAKLKGITDPEQKRKIIGEEFIRVFEEESNRLGPFQYLAQGTLYPDVIESAGTNIDPKTGERIAVKIKSHHNVGGLPKDLQFKLVEPLRKLFKDEVRKVGAALGLPDEIIKRHPFPGPGLAIRILGEVNNEKLDCLRDADWIVRDEIKKADLYNDIWQAFAVLLPVKTVGVMGDKRTYAWPIVLRCVSSEDGMTADWSKIPFQILERIANRIVNEVSSVNRVVYDITSKPPGTIEWE; the protein is encoded by the coding sequence ATGAGTCAAATAATTTTAAAAAAAGAACGAGATCCTTCAATATTAATTTTGGATTTCGGATCTCAATATTCTGAATTGATTGCAAGAAGAATTAGAGAAACTAATGTTTTTTCTCTTGTAGTAAGTAATTACATTTCAATTGAGGAAATTAAAAATATTAATCCTAAAGGGATTATTTTGAGTGGTGGTCCAAATTCTGTATATGAACAAAATGCGCCTAAGTGTGATGAAAAAATTTTTAATTTAGGAATTCCTATTCTTGGCATATGCTATGGAATGCAATTAATGGTTAAAGAATTAGGAGGATCTGTTATTTCAGCAACCAAAAGAGCTGAATATGGTAGAGCACCAATAAACATAGACCAAGAATCTGACCTCCTTTCTGATGTAGAAGATAAATCTACTATGTGGATGAGTCATGGCGATTCTATTAATTGTTTGCCTGATGGATTTAATAAAATTGCTCATACCGAGAACACACTTCATGCAGCAATTTCAAATGATGTAAAGAAATTATTTGGCGTACAATTTCATCCTGAAGTTATTCATTCAGAGTTTGGGATGACGGTAATTAGAAATTTTGTTTATAAAATTTCTTGTTGTGCGGCTGATTGGACAACCGAAACCTATATAGAGGAAACTATCCCTAGGATAAGAGAGCAAGTTGGTAATAAAAAAGTTTTGCTTGCCTTATCTGGAGGAGTTGATTCCTCAACTCTTGCTTTTCTTCTCAATAAAGCTATTGGAAATCAGCTTACATGCATGTTTATAGACCAAGGGTTCATGAGAAAAGGAGAACCAGAATTTTTAATGAATTTTTTTGATAAGAAATTTCATATAAAAGTAGAATATATTAATGCAAGGGAAAGGTTTATTGCCAAATTAAAAGGTATTACTGATCCAGAACAAAAAAGAAAAATTATAGGTGAAGAATTTATTAGGGTATTCGAGGAAGAAAGTAATAGATTGGGACCTTTTCAGTATCTAGCCCAAGGTACTCTGTATCCTGATGTTATTGAAAGTGCTGGGACTAATATTGATCCTAAGACTGGTGAAAGAATAGCTGTAAAAATAAAGAGTCATCATAATGTGGGTGGATTGCCAAAAGATTTACAATTTAAATTAGTTGAGCCACTAAGAAAACTTTTTAAGGATGAAGTCCGAAAAGTCGGAGCTGCTTTAGGTTTGCCGGATGAAATTATAAAAAGGCATCCATTCCCAGGACCAGGATTAGCTATAAGAATTTTGGGAGAGGTGAATAATGAAAAACTTGATTGTTTAAGAGATGCAGACTGGATAGTAAGAGATGAAATTAAAAAAGCAGATCTTTACAATGATATTTGGCAAGCTTTTGCAGTATTGCTACCTGTAAAAACTGTAGGAGTTATGGGTGATAAAAGGACTTATGCATGGCCAATAGTTTTACGTTGTGTATCTAGTGAAGATGGTATGACAGCCGATTGGTCAAAAATTCCTTTTCAGATTTTGGAGAGGATTGCAAATAGAATCGTAAACGAAGTAAGTTCAGTTAATAGAGTTGTTTATGATATTACAAGCAAACCTCCTGGAACTATAGAGTGGGAGTAA
- a CDS encoding PD-(D/E)XK nuclease family protein: protein MPDIVKLSRSTVEKYLSCPRCCVLDKKYQIKPPSLPFTLNIAVDNLCKNEFDYYRKIQEPHPLFIKYGIDAVPFKHKDLERWRSNFQGIRYKSIEHNYDFGGAVDDIWQKKNGHLIIVDVKATSRNNFDWVATFNKYEYAKAYKRQLEMYQWLFKKNGFQVAKEAYLLYFNGKKNEEFFNNQLNFDVHLIKLDCSTSWVENKIIDTVNLLRSDNFPKPSLNCEYCNYLKKRWQLSIT, encoded by the coding sequence ATGCCCGATATTGTTAAGTTAAGTCGATCTACAGTTGAGAAATATCTTAGTTGTCCAAGATGTTGTGTTCTGGACAAAAAATATCAAATAAAACCGCCATCATTACCATTTACCTTAAATATAGCTGTAGATAATTTATGTAAAAATGAATTTGATTACTATAGAAAAATACAGGAGCCACATCCTTTATTTATTAAATATGGAATAGATGCTGTGCCTTTTAAACACAAAGATTTAGAACGTTGGAGAAGTAATTTTCAAGGAATAAGATATAAGTCAATTGAACATAACTATGATTTTGGTGGAGCTGTAGATGATATTTGGCAGAAAAAAAATGGTCATCTTATTATCGTTGATGTAAAAGCAACATCTAGAAATAATTTTGATTGGGTTGCGACTTTTAATAAATACGAATATGCAAAAGCTTATAAAAGACAGTTAGAAATGTATCAGTGGTTGTTTAAAAAAAACGGTTTTCAAGTGGCTAAAGAAGCTTATCTTTTATATTTCAATGGCAAGAAAAATGAAGAGTTTTTTAATAATCAATTAAATTTTGACGTACATCTAATTAAATTAGATTGCTCTACTTCATGGGTAGAAAATAAGATAATTGATACGGTCAATTTATTACGTTCAGATAATTTCCCAAAACCTTCCTTAAATTGTGAATACTGTAATTATTTAAAGAAGCGTTGGCAGCTGTCGATAACTTAA
- the mrdA gene encoding penicillin-binding protein 2 produces MIKITPNKKLISLKRQPLVLLIFSSISFLLILCRLIFLQLLNYESFKKMSDENRIRLIAAQPIRGRILDKNGYVLADSRVKYSLIIKPQSVNKSYWEKHKSSISNLLNIDSNVIQKKYFNGLKNQKLSVIILDDLNVDQLIKFNENEGNLSSFEIATKLIRNYPYKSLAAHVIGYTQPITELEYKFLSKNGYKLNDLIGRTGIEYVYEDFIRGEWGGEMVEVNSLGKFQRSLGIRAPVKGNDIELTIDLNLQLVAEEVLKDKKAGAIIVMDPRDGAIRAMSSKPTFDLNFFSKDFKPEKEYNKLFNSPEKPLFNRALNAYDPGSVWKIVTALAGLESGKFPRETMLDTKPCITYGSQCFREHNDLGFGVIGYEDALRVSSNTFFYQVGYGVGVDEIHKVSQKLGFNSLSGIEISEQENIGLVASSEWAKEGRGWGQPGRTPWVPEDIASMSIGQFVVQVTPIQIARAYAAIANGGYLVTPYLVKKDEENLSDKKLIKIDVDSNNIQLIKSGLRKVVESGTGVSINYGVSNLPPVSGKTGTAEDGEGGLDHAWFVCFTPSEKSELLVVAFAQNTPGGGSVHALPMAREILKVWNEKK; encoded by the coding sequence TTGATAAAAATAACTCCCAATAAAAAACTTATTTCATTAAAGAGACAACCTTTAGTCTTACTTATTTTTTCTTCCATATCATTTTTATTGATTCTGTGTAGGTTAATTTTTTTACAACTTTTAAATTATGAATCTTTTAAGAAGATGTCAGATGAGAATAGGATCAGACTTATTGCTGCACAGCCAATACGTGGAAGAATACTAGACAAAAATGGTTATGTATTAGCAGATAGTAGAGTTAAATATTCTTTAATAATAAAGCCTCAATCTGTTAATAAAAGCTATTGGGAAAAACATAAATCAAGCATTTCTAACTTGTTAAATATTGATAGTAATGTCATTCAAAAAAAATACTTTAATGGCCTAAAAAATCAAAAACTTTCAGTAATTATTCTTGATGATTTAAATGTAGATCAATTAATAAAATTTAATGAGAATGAAGGTAATTTAAGTAGTTTTGAAATAGCTACCAAATTAATTAGAAATTATCCTTATAAATCCCTTGCTGCCCATGTAATTGGTTATACTCAGCCAATTACTGAATTAGAATATAAATTCTTATCTAAGAATGGTTATAAATTAAATGACTTAATCGGTAGAACTGGAATCGAATATGTTTACGAAGATTTTATAAGAGGTGAATGGGGTGGAGAAATGGTTGAAGTAAATTCATTAGGAAAATTTCAAAGATCATTGGGTATAAGAGCTCCAGTAAAAGGTAATGATATTGAACTAACAATTGACCTTAATCTGCAATTAGTTGCTGAGGAAGTTCTTAAAGATAAAAAAGCTGGAGCCATAATAGTTATGGATCCAAGAGATGGGGCAATAAGAGCAATGTCAAGTAAACCTACATTTGATTTAAATTTTTTTTCAAAGGATTTCAAACCTGAGAAAGAATATAATAAACTTTTTAATTCTCCTGAAAAACCCTTATTTAATAGAGCATTAAATGCCTATGATCCAGGAAGCGTTTGGAAAATTGTAACGGCTTTAGCTGGCTTAGAAAGCGGAAAATTCCCTAGAGAAACTATGTTAGATACGAAACCATGTATAACTTATGGGAGCCAATGTTTTAGAGAGCATAATGATTTAGGCTTTGGGGTCATAGGTTATGAAGATGCTTTAAGAGTTTCAAGTAATACATTTTTTTATCAAGTAGGTTATGGAGTAGGAGTTGATGAAATTCATAAGGTCTCACAAAAGCTTGGTTTTAATTCTTTATCTGGAATTGAAATTTCTGAACAAGAAAATATAGGATTAGTAGCTAGTAGTGAATGGGCTAAAGAAGGCAGAGGATGGGGGCAACCCGGAAGAACCCCTTGGGTCCCAGAAGATATTGCGAGTATGTCTATTGGACAATTTGTTGTACAAGTTACCCCTATTCAAATAGCTAGAGCATATGCTGCAATTGCAAATGGAGGTTATCTAGTTACTCCATATTTAGTTAAAAAAGATGAAGAAAATCTTTCAGATAAAAAACTTATTAAAATCGATGTTGATTCAAATAATATTCAGTTGATAAAAAGTGGTCTCAGGAAAGTAGTAGAGTCTGGTACAGGAGTATCAATTAATTATGGAGTTTCAAATTTACCTCCAGTTTCAGGGAAAACTGGAACTGCCGAAGACGGTGAAGGTGGATTAGATCACGCTTGGTTCGTTTGCTTTACTCCCTCTGAAAAAAGCGAATTACTTGTAGTTGCTTTTGCACAAAATACTCCTGGTGGAGGATCTGTTCATGCACTACCTATGGCTAGAGAAATTTTGAAAGTTTGGAATGAAAAAAAATGA
- a CDS encoding NAD(P)H-dependent oxidoreductase: MTETKDLIIITASCGKNLELSEKFLEKSNELKISSEILDLTTLDIPLFNPRIHSKENIPNEIKELKKKLFKIERWVICAPEYNGSIPPILSNFIAWLSISGDDFRNLFNGQPIAIATFSGGIGLELLTSLRIQLVHLGSQVLGRQLLSSYSKPIDTKTIEDIIQRLLQMKKLKT; encoded by the coding sequence ATGACTGAAACAAAAGATCTAATAATCATTACGGCTAGTTGTGGTAAAAATCTAGAACTTTCTGAAAAATTTCTTGAAAAAAGTAATGAACTTAAAATAAGTTCTGAAATTTTAGATCTTACCACTCTTGATATTCCATTATTTAATCCAAGAATTCACAGCAAAGAAAATATTCCAAATGAAATAAAAGAATTAAAAAAAAAGCTTTTCAAGATTGAAAGGTGGGTTATTTGTGCGCCTGAATATAATGGATCTATACCTCCCATTCTCTCCAACTTCATAGCATGGCTTTCTATTTCGGGAGATGACTTTAGGAATTTATTTAATGGTCAACCGATTGCAATTGCAACATTTTCTGGTGGCATAGGTTTAGAACTGCTGACCTCTTTACGCATTCAATTAGTTCATTTAGGAAGTCAAGTATTAGGGAGGCAACTTTTGTCCTCATATAGTAAACCTATAGATACAAAAACTATTGAAGATATTATTCAAAGACTTTTACAAATGAAAAAGTTAAAAACCTAA
- a CDS encoding diflavin flavoprotein gives MSDINIDLLPEKQNLSEFKITENFSCVRFLDQNKERFELEFNLEKGTSFNTFFIRSNEELFIIHPPEKQYLDTFNKVISRFCDKFKLDKINFISGHINPQIIETIKNISIQFQNTTITCSNPGYKLISELWNQKNPTLENFIEIQLPEIKIIKKELSLELDNISLELIPIPTARWPGGLIIYERNQEILLSEKIFSAHIASNCWSETNRVSTEIDRKHFYDCLMAPMSNQVISITEKIANYDIKTIAPLHGPAIEYSLKSFLNDYIRWGENLSTNNPKIALIYASAYGNTASIGDALAKGINRTSVEVESINCEFTPNDVLIKSIQNADGYLIGSPTLGGHAPTPIVSALGTLLAEGNRDKPVGIFGSFGWSGEAIDLLETKLKDGGFKFSFDPIRIKFSPNKPKIKELEEIGTHFGREIIKKAKKKPRKSDTGMITSKTDPKLQALGRVIGSLCVLTASKGKDENNIKGAMLASWVSQASFSPPGLSIAVAKDRSVESLLQIGDSFALNILSEKDFKEPLKRFTKPFAPGEDRFEGINIELTPNEQIIIPESLAWLDASVKERMECGDHWVIYAEVLHGNILKSDSLTAVHHRKTGANY, from the coding sequence ATGTCAGATATTAATATAGACTTACTTCCAGAAAAGCAAAACTTATCAGAATTTAAAATTACCGAAAATTTTTCTTGTGTAAGATTCTTAGACCAAAATAAAGAGAGATTTGAACTTGAATTTAACCTTGAAAAAGGAACCTCTTTTAATACTTTTTTCATTAGAAGTAATGAGGAACTTTTTATTATTCATCCACCTGAAAAACAATATCTAGATACATTTAATAAAGTAATTTCTAGGTTTTGCGATAAATTTAAATTAGATAAAATCAACTTCATTTCTGGTCATATTAATCCACAAATTATTGAAACTATAAAAAATATAAGTATCCAATTTCAAAACACAACCATTACTTGTTCTAATCCAGGTTACAAACTTATTAGCGAACTTTGGAATCAAAAAAATCCTACCTTAGAAAACTTTATTGAAATTCAATTACCTGAAATAAAAATAATCAAAAAAGAACTTAGTTTAGAATTAGATAACATTTCACTAGAGTTAATTCCTATTCCAACAGCGCGTTGGCCTGGTGGCCTGATAATTTATGAACGTAATCAAGAAATACTTCTTAGTGAAAAAATTTTCTCTGCACACATCGCATCTAATTGTTGGTCTGAAACAAATCGAGTTAGTACAGAAATTGATAGGAAACATTTTTACGATTGCTTGATGGCACCAATGTCTAATCAAGTAATATCAATAACTGAAAAAATTGCAAATTATGATATTAAGACTATTGCACCATTACATGGTCCCGCTATTGAATACAGCTTAAAAAGCTTTTTAAATGACTATATTAGATGGGGAGAGAATCTCTCAACAAATAATCCTAAGATCGCTCTGATATATGCAAGTGCATATGGAAATACAGCCTCAATAGGTGATGCATTAGCTAAAGGCATAAATAGAACCTCTGTAGAAGTTGAAAGTATTAATTGTGAATTTACACCTAATGATGTACTTATAAAATCTATTCAAAATGCTGATGGATATTTAATAGGCTCGCCCACATTGGGTGGTCACGCTCCAACTCCAATAGTTAGTGCACTTGGAACATTGTTGGCAGAGGGTAATAGAGATAAACCAGTGGGAATTTTTGGCAGTTTTGGCTGGAGCGGCGAAGCTATAGATTTACTTGAAACAAAATTAAAAGACGGTGGTTTTAAGTTTAGTTTTGACCCTATAAGGATTAAATTCAGTCCAAATAAACCAAAGATTAAAGAGTTAGAAGAAATAGGAACTCACTTCGGAAGAGAAATTATAAAAAAAGCAAAGAAAAAACCCAGAAAATCAGATACTGGAATGATTACAAGCAAAACGGATCCAAAACTACAAGCTCTCGGAAGAGTAATTGGTTCACTTTGTGTCCTGACAGCGTCTAAAGGGAAAGATGAAAATAATATTAAAGGAGCTATGCTTGCATCTTGGGTTAGTCAAGCAAGTTTTTCTCCGCCCGGGTTAAGTATTGCAGTAGCAAAAGATAGATCGGTAGAGTCTCTTCTGCAAATAGGAGATTCATTTGCATTAAATATTCTTAGTGAAAAAGATTTTAAAGAACCTTTGAAAAGATTCACAAAGCCTTTTGCACCTGGAGAAGATAGATTTGAAGGAATAAATATTGAATTAACTCCTAATGAACAGATAATCATTCCTGAATCGCTCGCATGGTTAGATGCTTCTGTAAAAGAGAGAATGGAATGTGGAGATCATTGGGTAATTTACGCCGAAGTACTACACGGTAATATACTAAAATCCGATAGTCTAACGGCAGTTCATCACCGCAAAACAGGTGCTAACTATTAA
- a CDS encoding diflavin flavoprotein, with protein MIASAHTSNSKLAQTNNKLTVQSQNFTNDSCAIRSLDWDRSRFDIEFGLRNGTTYNSFIINGEKLAIIDTSHAKFEELWFEELLKKVNPQEVDYLITSHTEPDHSGLIGNLLELNQNITVVGSKLALKFIEDQIHIPFKRLEVKSGEFLNLGTNPNSGLEHNLEFISAPNLHWPDTIFSYDHGTHVLYTCDAFGLHYCSNEFFDTDQKEIYDDFRFYYDCLMGPNARSVLQAIKRIDKLPELKTIAVGHGPLLHNQVNFWKGKYLEWSSNKSKGNEFVSVCYISDYGYCDRLSQAISHGISKADAQVQLIDLRSSDPQELTSLISESKAVVLPTWPVNSDNELKESLGTLFAALKPKQFTAVYDAFGGNDEPIDSLANKLRELGQKEAFSPLRVKNIPDPIIYQQFEEAGTDLGQLINKKKNIASMKSLDSNLDKALGRLSGGLYVVTASQGEGSTFRQSAMVASWVSQASFSPPGITVAVAKDRAIESYMQVGKGFVVNILREDNYQKMFRHFLKRFAPGADRFADVDVISNIAEGGPVLSDSLAFLDCKVSSRLETPDHWIIYGVVENGNVSDLSCKTAVHHRKVANHY; from the coding sequence ATGATAGCCTCTGCCCATACAAGTAATTCTAAATTGGCACAAACTAATAACAAGTTAACGGTTCAATCTCAAAACTTTACTAATGATTCTTGTGCCATAAGATCTTTGGATTGGGATCGTAGTAGATTTGATATTGAATTTGGTTTAAGAAATGGAACTACTTACAATAGTTTTATTATTAATGGCGAGAAACTAGCAATTATTGATACTAGTCACGCAAAGTTCGAAGAATTATGGTTTGAAGAATTACTGAAAAAGGTAAATCCGCAAGAAGTTGATTATTTAATTACAAGCCATACAGAACCTGATCACTCTGGTTTAATCGGTAATCTTTTAGAACTAAACCAAAATATCACAGTAGTTGGATCAAAATTAGCCCTTAAATTTATTGAAGACCAAATACATATTCCCTTTAAGCGTCTAGAGGTTAAGAGTGGTGAGTTTTTAAATCTCGGAACTAATCCTAATAGCGGTTTAGAACATAATCTTGAATTTATAAGTGCACCAAATTTACATTGGCCAGATACAATTTTTTCATATGATCACGGCACACATGTTCTCTATACATGCGATGCATTTGGACTCCATTATTGTTCTAACGAATTTTTTGACACTGATCAAAAAGAAATATACGATGATTTTCGTTTTTATTACGATTGCCTTATGGGTCCAAACGCTAGAAGCGTTCTCCAAGCAATTAAAAGAATAGATAAGCTTCCTGAATTAAAAACAATAGCTGTTGGTCATGGGCCTTTGCTCCATAACCAAGTCAATTTTTGGAAAGGAAAATATCTAGAATGGAGTAGCAATAAAAGCAAAGGTAATGAGTTTGTGTCAGTCTGCTATATAAGCGACTATGGTTATTGTGATCGACTAAGTCAAGCGATATCTCATGGAATAAGTAAAGCAGATGCACAGGTTCAATTAATTGATTTAAGATCTTCTGACCCACAAGAATTAACAAGTTTAATTTCCGAATCAAAAGCAGTAGTCCTTCCTACATGGCCAGTAAACTCAGATAATGAATTAAAAGAATCTCTCGGTACTTTATTTGCAGCACTAAAACCAAAACAATTTACTGCTGTCTATGATGCATTTGGTGGAAATGATGAACCTATAGATTCCTTAGCAAATAAATTAAGAGAACTTGGTCAAAAAGAAGCTTTCTCCCCTTTAAGAGTTAAAAATATTCCAGATCCCATTATTTATCAACAATTCGAAGAAGCTGGAACTGACTTGGGTCAATTGATCAATAAAAAGAAGAATATTGCCTCCATGAAGAGCCTTGATTCAAATTTAGATAAAGCATTAGGTAGATTAAGTGGAGGATTATATGTAGTTACAGCGAGCCAAGGGGAAGGTTCGACGTTTAGACAAAGTGCAATGGTCGCAAGTTGGGTTAGTCAAGCAAGCTTTTCTCCACCAGGTATTACAGTTGCAGTAGCAAAAGATAGGGCTATTGAATCATATATGCAAGTTGGGAAAGGTTTTGTTGTGAATATCTTAAGAGAAGATAATTATCAAAAAATGTTTAGACATTTTTTAAAAAGATTTGCCCCCGGAGCTGATAGATTTGCTGATGTAGATGTAATTAGCAACATCGCTGAAGGAGGACCAGTTCTCTCAGATTCACTTGCCTTTTTAGATTGTAAAGTCAGTTCCAGACTGGAGACTCCAGACCACTGGATAATTTACGGAGTTGTTGAAAATGGTAATGTTTCTGACTTATCATGCAAGACAGCAGTTCATCACAGAAAAGTTGCTAATCATTATTAG
- the alaS gene encoding alanine--tRNA ligase: MKSQIIKKIVTGEEIRNAFLKFYSEKLHKIIPSASLIPDDPTVMLTIAGMLPFKPVFLGLKERPSKRATSSQKCIRTNDIENVGVTARHHTFFEMLGNFSFGDYFKREAIQWAWELVTNIYQLSVENIIVSVFHEDEESAKIWRDEIGIHPDRIVKLGEEDNFWSSGKTGPCGPCSELYYDFHPEKGLQNIDLEDGDRFIEFYNLVFMQYNRDPNGKLTDLKFKNIDTGMGLERMAQILQKKQNNYETDLIFPIIQKICEIANIDYFSSDDKNKISLKIIGDHTRAVIHLISDGVAASNLGRGYILRRLIRRMVRHGRLLGITNEFLPHIATVGINLMQNNYPDLKNNNDLILNEIKIEEIRFRETLERGEKLLDEIISSGQKLISGFKAFELYDTYGFPLELTVEIAEENSISVDVKGFEEEMNAQKERAKAASNNIDLTLEGSLEREIDLFNKTVFNGYDSLLSEAEIKGIFLDSTLVKQASEGQKVLIVLDKTTFYGESGGQVGDIGTIFSKDVEVLVNNVMRKKNVFLHYGTIKKGILTIGQIVNTNVSCSNRAKAAANHTATHLLQSALKSVVDESVGQKGSLVAFNKLRFDFNSSNPISKDQISKIETLVNSWIMENHALEIKNMSKSEALEKGAVAMFGEKYDDEVRVVNVPGVSMELCGGTHVKNTSELGSFKIISEEGISAGVRRIEALSGQSAFDYFSDRNALVNKLSDLLKANPNQLFERVNNLQAELINKNKEIQKMKDEIAYFKYSSIKSSAEIVNSFSILVNQIDGLDGNSLQSAALNLTSHLGNKAIVILGGIPNPKNRKLLFVVSLGDDAVKIGLHAGKLINEIARICSGGGGGKPNFAQAGAKDIDKLSDALDYAKNYLQKTLASHSDK; the protein is encoded by the coding sequence ATGAAATCTCAAATAATAAAAAAAATAGTTACTGGAGAAGAGATAAGAAATGCTTTTTTAAAGTTTTACAGTGAAAAATTACATAAAATCATTCCTAGTGCATCTTTGATTCCAGATGATCCTACGGTTATGCTCACAATCGCTGGAATGCTACCTTTTAAACCAGTTTTTTTAGGTTTAAAAGAAAGACCATCAAAAAGGGCTACATCTAGCCAAAAGTGCATCAGAACAAATGATATAGAAAACGTTGGAGTTACAGCTAGACATCATACTTTTTTTGAAATGCTCGGAAATTTTTCTTTTGGTGATTATTTTAAACGAGAGGCTATTCAATGGGCTTGGGAATTAGTTACTAATATTTATCAACTTTCTGTTGAAAATATAATTGTGAGTGTTTTTCACGAAGATGAAGAGTCTGCAAAAATTTGGAGAGATGAAATTGGTATTCATCCAGATAGGATAGTGAAACTAGGCGAGGAAGATAATTTTTGGTCATCTGGCAAAACAGGTCCATGTGGACCTTGTTCAGAACTTTATTATGATTTTCATCCTGAAAAGGGTCTGCAGAATATTGATTTAGAAGATGGAGATCGTTTTATTGAATTTTATAATCTTGTTTTTATGCAATATAATCGTGATCCTAATGGAAAATTGACAGATTTAAAATTTAAAAATATTGATACAGGCATGGGTCTTGAAAGGATGGCTCAAATACTACAAAAAAAGCAAAATAATTATGAGACAGATTTAATTTTTCCTATCATTCAAAAAATTTGTGAGATTGCAAATATTGATTATTTTTCTTCAGATGATAAAAACAAAATTTCTTTAAAAATCATTGGTGATCATACAAGAGCTGTTATTCATTTAATTTCTGATGGAGTAGCAGCAAGTAATCTCGGCAGGGGGTATATATTAAGAAGGCTTATTAGAAGAATGGTCAGACATGGGAGATTATTAGGTATAACAAATGAATTTTTGCCTCATATTGCTACTGTCGGGATCAATTTAATGCAAAATAATTATCCTGATTTAAAAAATAATAATGATTTAATTTTGAATGAGATAAAAATTGAAGAAATAAGATTTAGGGAAACTCTTGAAAGAGGTGAGAAATTGCTAGATGAGATAATTTCTTCAGGCCAGAAATTAATTTCTGGTTTTAAAGCTTTTGAACTCTATGATACTTATGGATTTCCTTTAGAACTTACTGTAGAAATTGCAGAAGAAAATAGTATCAGTGTAGATGTAAAGGGTTTTGAAGAAGAAATGAATGCACAAAAAGAGAGAGCTAAAGCTGCTTCAAATAATATTGATTTGACATTAGAGGGATCATTAGAGCGAGAAATAGATCTTTTTAACAAAACTGTTTTTAATGGTTATGATTCACTTCTTTCCGAAGCTGAAATAAAGGGTATATTCTTGGATTCAACATTAGTTAAGCAAGCAAGTGAAGGTCAGAAAGTTTTAATTGTTCTTGATAAAACCACTTTTTATGGAGAATCTGGCGGGCAAGTTGGTGATATTGGAACGATATTTTCAAAAGATGTTGAGGTCTTGGTAAATAATGTTATGCGAAAGAAAAATGTTTTTTTACATTATGGAACTATCAAAAAAGGAATATTAACTATTGGACAAATAGTTAATACTAATGTTAGCTGCTCTAATAGAGCTAAGGCTGCTGCAAATCATACAGCTACTCATTTATTACAATCTGCACTTAAATCAGTTGTTGATGAAAGTGTTGGACAAAAAGGTTCATTAGTAGCCTTTAATAAATTACGATTTGACTTTAATTCCTCTAATCCTATTTCTAAAGATCAAATTTCTAAGATTGAGACTTTAGTTAACTCATGGATTATGGAAAATCATGCCCTAGAAATAAAAAATATGTCTAAGAGTGAGGCTCTTGAAAAGGGTGCAGTCGCCATGTTTGGAGAAAAATATGATGATGAGGTGCGCGTTGTTAATGTACCAGGAGTTTCAATGGAACTTTGCGGTGGCACACATGTTAAAAATACATCTGAATTAGGTTCTTTCAAAATAATTAGTGAAGAAGGAATCTCAGCCGGAGTAAGAAGAATCGAAGCATTATCAGGCCAATCAGCATTTGACTATTTCAGTGATAGAAATGCTTTAGTAAACAAACTAAGTGATTTGTTAAAAGCAAATCCTAATCAACTTTTTGAAAGGGTTAATAATTTGCAAGCAGAGCTTATTAATAAGAATAAAGAGATACAAAAAATGAAAGATGAAATTGCATATTTTAAATACTCTTCTATAAAATCATCCGCAGAAATAGTAAATTCTTTTTCAATTTTAGTAAATCAGATTGATGGCTTAGATGGAAATTCTTTGCAATCTGCAGCACTTAATTTAACTTCTCATTTGGGAAATAAAGCAATAGTGATTCTTGGAGGAATACCAAATCCAAAAAATAGAAAGTTGTTATTTGTAGTTTCTTTAGGTGATGATGCAGTAAAAATAGGATTGCATGCAGGTAAATTAATTAATGAGATTGCAAGAATTTGTTCGGGAGGTGGTGGAGGAAAGCCTAACTTTGCTCAAGCAGGTGCTAAAGATATTGATAAGTTAAGTGATGCTTTAGATTATGCTAAAAATTATTTGCAAAAAACATTAGCTAGTCATTCTGATAAATAA